Proteins co-encoded in one Nitrospinota bacterium genomic window:
- a CDS encoding amidohydrolase family protein — MDTLVRAGLLYPVTAPPVESGWLLLRGGRIVRMGGGAPPGADEVMDFPGCLVMPGLVNAHCHLQFTAARGTMPRGDFMEWVAAVIAYSEKTSAGEIIRGVEEGMKELLAGGTTAVGDIFSDIAAATAVMRGPLRAALFAEAVAPQPARAAQAHDAAVKLAQSVAESGGRAGLSPHGPHTAAPALFSSLARHAGERGMPLMSHVAETPEERRFIEKGEGPFRALLRKRESLIDDFHGYGKSPVMLIREQGALRRLLAAHLNEVDEEDIAALAAAKAIPVFCPGSSRWFGRKKIMPLDRFIEAGLAPCLGTDSAASNNSLSMLDELRAAREYFPAVPPERLVEAATINGARALGLECGALEAGRWADIAVFPARGGLMLDALFTAGKASFVMVGGTALRNSA; from the coding sequence ATGGATACGCTTGTCCGCGCGGGGTTGTTATATCCCGTCACCGCTCCCCCCGTTGAAAGCGGCTGGCTGCTTCTGCGCGGCGGGCGGATTGTCCGTATGGGCGGCGGCGCGCCGCCCGGCGCTGACGAGGTGATGGATTTTCCGGGCTGCCTCGTCATGCCCGGCCTCGTCAACGCCCACTGCCACCTGCAATTCACCGCCGCGCGGGGAACCATGCCGCGCGGCGATTTCATGGAGTGGGTGGCGGCGGTCATCGCATATTCTGAAAAAACCTCCGCGGGTGAAATTATCCGCGGCGTGGAAGAGGGCATGAAAGAGCTTCTCGCCGGCGGAACGACGGCGGTGGGGGATATTTTCTCGGATATAGCCGCCGCCACGGCGGTCATGCGGGGTCCGCTGCGCGCGGCGCTTTTTGCCGAGGCTGTGGCGCCGCAGCCGGCGCGGGCGGCACAGGCGCATGACGCGGCGGTGAAGCTGGCCCAAAGCGTCGCCGAGTCCGGCGGACGCGCCGGACTTTCCCCGCACGGGCCCCATACGGCGGCACCGGCGCTCTTTTCCTCGTTGGCGCGCCATGCCGGGGAGCGGGGGATGCCGCTCATGTCCCATGTGGCGGAAACGCCGGAAGAGCGGCGTTTCATTGAAAAAGGGGAGGGGCCGTTCCGCGCGTTGCTGCGGAAACGGGAATCTCTGATTGATGATTTCCACGGCTATGGGAAAAGTCCGGTGATGTTGATACGGGAACAGGGAGCGCTGAGACGTTTGCTGGCGGCGCATCTGAACGAGGTGGACGAAGAAGATATTGCCGCGCTGGCGGCGGCGAAGGCGATCCCGGTTTTTTGCCCCGGCTCGTCCCGCTGGTTCGGCCGGAAGAAGATTATGCCCTTGGATCGTTTCATCGAGGCGGGGCTTGCCCCCTGCCTTGGCACCGATTCGGCGGCGAGCAACAATTCCCTGTCGATGCTGGATGAACTGCGCGCCGCGCGGGAGTATTTCCCCGCTGTTCCGCCGGAGCGGCTGGTGGAGGCGGCCACGATAAACGGCGCGCGGGCGCTTGGCCTTGAATGCGGCGCGCTCGAAGCGGGGCGGTGGGCCGATATCGCCGTTTTTCCGGCGCGGGGCGGCTTAATGCTGGATGCGCTTTTCACCGCCGGCAAAGCTTCCTTCGTGATGGTTGGCGGGACGGCGCTGCGAAATAGCGCTTGA